A portion of the Stigmatella aurantiaca DW4/3-1 genome contains these proteins:
- a CDS encoding recombinase family protein: MRQRPERTEWVAYVRVSTAEQAERELSLPAQQKAIREFAVRHGATIAQEYIEAGASGTDRRRPVLQRLLGDALKPTSTISTIVVHHTSRFTRDATHARVMKAKLRKAGVRVMSVLQEFTDDPVGKLMEGFFECIDQYESELNGLRTSAAMREAVRQGHWPGARAPYGYRSVPVEVHPGVVHHRLVLEPAEAELVREAFELYVGQSGAKSVARTLNQRGYRTRAGALWSKNLVMLLLEEEALTGTVWWGRRKGRALRPKEEWMSLKVEPIIDTETWALAQQLRGEREPKRTPGRAPTRPKLLKGLAWCGKCGASYQYETGGKTVINGHYTYGSTTVETSCASGRKRAADSGSRPRRWMRPSWGRSRGSSAPRNAGEIWRAAVVGPSTGFSTPGARLFAARR, encoded by the coding sequence ATGCGACAGCGCCCTGAACGCACGGAGTGGGTCGCCTACGTGCGAGTCAGCACCGCCGAGCAGGCCGAGCGGGAGCTCTCGCTGCCCGCGCAGCAGAAGGCCATCCGCGAGTTCGCGGTCCGCCATGGCGCCACCATCGCGCAGGAGTACATCGAGGCCGGCGCCTCCGGCACGGACCGGAGGAGGCCCGTGCTGCAGCGGCTCCTCGGTGACGCGCTGAAGCCGACGAGCACCATCAGCACCATCGTGGTTCACCACACGTCGCGCTTCACCCGCGATGCGACGCACGCGCGGGTGATGAAGGCGAAGCTTCGAAAGGCGGGGGTTCGTGTGATGTCGGTGCTGCAGGAGTTCACCGATGATCCGGTGGGCAAGCTGATGGAGGGCTTCTTCGAGTGCATCGACCAGTACGAGTCGGAGCTGAACGGGCTGCGTACCTCGGCGGCGATGCGCGAGGCGGTGCGACAGGGGCACTGGCCTGGGGCGCGCGCCCCGTATGGCTACAGGAGCGTGCCCGTGGAGGTGCACCCCGGCGTCGTGCACCACCGACTCGTGCTTGAGCCGGCCGAGGCGGAGCTCGTGCGGGAGGCGTTCGAGCTCTACGTCGGCCAGAGCGGAGCGAAGTCCGTCGCGCGGACATTGAACCAGCGGGGGTACAGGACGCGGGCAGGGGCCTTGTGGTCGAAGAACCTGGTCATGCTGCTCCTCGAGGAGGAGGCGCTGACGGGCACGGTCTGGTGGGGCCGTCGGAAGGGGAGGGCACTGCGACCGAAGGAGGAGTGGATGTCACTGAAGGTTGAGCCGATTATCGACACGGAGACGTGGGCGCTCGCGCAGCAACTCCGTGGAGAGCGCGAGCCGAAGCGTACGCCCGGTCGGGCCCCGACGCGGCCGAAGCTGCTGAAGGGCCTCGCGTGGTGCGGGAAGTGCGGCGCGAGCTACCAGTATGAGACCGGCGGCAAGACGGTCATCAACGGGCACTACACGTATGGGTCTACAACTGTCGAAACCTCCTGCGCGTCGGGAAGGAAGCGTGCAGCGGATTCCGGATCTCGACCGAGACGCTGGATGCGGCCGTCTTGGGGGCGATCACGCGGATCGTCTGCACCGAGGAACGCGGGCGAGATATGGCGAGCCGCCGTGGTTGGCCCCTCGACCGGGTTCTCGACGCCTGGCGCACGCTTGTTCGCAGCGAGGAGATAG
- a CDS encoding SDR family oxidoreductase, which produces MFDERSAGVGQRDAARRAVEEADAKTCFELRDRAAHRRKALSKEVAPQGVRVNRVSPGWVETEASVGFMSEIAAKNGTDEAGAKELVMRSLGGIPLGRPALPAEIAELIGFLVSDRASAITGAEYVIDGGTVPVS; this is translated from the coding sequence CTGTTCGACGAACGCTCTGCCGGCGTCGGTCAGCGAGACGCTGCGCGTCGTGCGGTTGAAGAGGCGGACGCCAAGACGTGCTTCGAGCTTCGCGATCGCGCTGCTCATCGCCGTAAGGCCCTCTCGAAGGAGGTCGCGCCGCAGGGCGTGCGCGTGAATCGCGTGTCACCGGGCTGGGTCGAGACCGAGGCCTCCGTCGGATTCATGAGCGAGATCGCGGCGAAGAACGGCACCGACGAGGCGGGCGCGAAGGAGCTCGTGATGCGCTCGCTCGGCGGAATTCCTCTCGGGCGCCCCGCGCTTCCGGCCGAGATCGCCGAGCTGATCGGGTTTCTCGTCTCGGACCGAGCGAGCGCGATCACCGGGGCGGAGTACGTGATCGACGGCGGGACGGTGCCCGTGAGCTAG
- a CDS encoding HesA/MoeB/ThiF family protein, translating into MTSTPVLTPLKIERGLHGLQGIAACLVEGGPRFDEKVHCWVVTLSLHRDVGARFVGTSTRWCVLIDGSYPFGPISFYPAAEGGITATFPHQRKNTAGRERRGWRGGKLCLDSPFGDERRVTVVRDPVGDVDARLRWHVERAMAWLQHAANDQLLAEGEPFELPERPHTIVREWERHLVVHDETATSFAAWSGRERSFGRARFGAVTDIGGALGVSRFEDQQGITIRTWAGRELGDLGKGYVNGFWWLLPKPIVLLPWQAPGTWGELRRIAKAMGLETDAMLRWLFPSIRGAKARSVLLLGYPVPLRVGASPSEVHWDALLLPCLNEAAGKPPSGFRPNARGWWHRDRFGKFADNVPLEYLYLENWSPQRLQARGRLPSAVRDLRIALLGVGALGSLLAEMLVRAGVTDIALVDDDRVDAGNVCRHVATLVDVRKGKVQVVAQRLRQISPAVRVVEVSKALCGDAKTIVERLDPYDVVIECTASDEAVTLLATGWWSIPRVFASFSLGYGGKRLFSFGVSGHEFPQQEFTSNVRLWIEHEAATWANSEEVLEGAGCWSPLFPARYDDVVMAAATCVKELETLVAQRPRAPRFRVFAQTASDDGFQGFVPEAIPPTVEAKAP; encoded by the coding sequence GTGACCTCAACGCCCGTCCTTACACCGCTCAAGATCGAGCGCGGCCTGCACGGGCTGCAGGGTATCGCTGCGTGCCTCGTCGAGGGTGGGCCGAGGTTCGACGAAAAAGTGCACTGCTGGGTCGTCACACTGTCACTCCATCGCGATGTCGGCGCTCGGTTCGTCGGAACGTCGACGAGATGGTGCGTACTCATCGACGGGAGCTATCCTTTCGGCCCTATCTCGTTCTACCCCGCCGCGGAAGGCGGGATCACCGCGACGTTCCCTCATCAACGGAAGAACACGGCTGGCCGCGAGCGACGTGGTTGGCGAGGTGGCAAGTTGTGTCTCGACTCTCCGTTTGGAGACGAGCGACGAGTAACCGTGGTTCGCGATCCAGTTGGCGACGTCGATGCGCGACTCAGGTGGCACGTCGAGCGCGCGATGGCATGGCTTCAGCACGCTGCCAACGACCAGCTCCTGGCTGAGGGTGAACCATTCGAATTGCCCGAACGCCCTCACACCATCGTGCGAGAGTGGGAGCGCCACCTCGTTGTGCACGACGAGACCGCAACTTCGTTCGCGGCGTGGAGCGGCCGAGAGCGTTCCTTTGGTCGTGCGCGTTTCGGCGCTGTCACCGACATCGGCGGTGCACTTGGAGTATCTCGTTTCGAAGACCAGCAAGGAATCACCATTCGCACCTGGGCTGGCCGTGAGCTTGGCGATCTCGGGAAAGGCTACGTCAACGGCTTTTGGTGGCTCTTGCCCAAGCCCATCGTTTTGCTGCCGTGGCAGGCGCCTGGCACATGGGGGGAGCTTCGACGGATCGCGAAAGCGATGGGGCTCGAAACCGATGCAATGCTGCGATGGCTCTTCCCCTCAATTCGAGGCGCGAAGGCGAGGAGCGTTCTGCTGCTCGGTTACCCCGTGCCTCTGCGCGTTGGTGCGTCGCCTTCTGAGGTGCACTGGGACGCCCTCCTGCTGCCATGCCTGAACGAAGCGGCGGGGAAACCGCCGAGTGGTTTTCGCCCAAACGCGCGCGGTTGGTGGCACCGCGACCGATTCGGGAAGTTCGCGGACAACGTTCCGCTCGAGTACTTGTACTTGGAGAACTGGAGCCCCCAGCGTCTCCAAGCTCGCGGCCGACTTCCAAGTGCAGTGCGGGACCTGCGAATCGCGCTTCTTGGCGTCGGCGCTCTTGGTTCGCTCCTCGCGGAGATGCTCGTGCGCGCGGGCGTCACGGATATTGCCCTCGTCGATGACGACCGTGTGGATGCTGGCAACGTGTGCCGACATGTGGCCACGCTCGTCGATGTCCGTAAGGGCAAGGTGCAGGTCGTTGCGCAGCGACTGCGGCAGATTTCGCCGGCTGTTCGAGTCGTTGAGGTGAGCAAGGCTCTCTGTGGCGACGCGAAGACAATCGTCGAGCGGCTCGACCCTTATGATGTCGTCATCGAGTGCACGGCTTCAGACGAGGCCGTGACGTTGCTCGCGACGGGGTGGTGGTCGATCCCGCGTGTCTTCGCTTCGTTCTCACTCGGCTACGGCGGGAAGCGACTCTTTTCGTTCGGCGTGAGCGGCCACGAGTTCCCCCAGCAGGAGTTCACATCGAACGTTCGCTTGTGGATCGAGCACGAGGCGGCAACATGGGCCAACAGTGAAGAGGTCCTTGAGGGAGCAGGGTGCTGGTCGCCGCTGTTCCCGGCTCGCTACGACGACGTGGTAATGGCTGCCGCAACATGCGTGAAGGAACTTGAGACGCTCGTCGCGCAGCGGCCACGCGCCCCTCGCTTTCGGGTGTTCGCGCAGACCGCCTCCGACG
- a CDS encoding SMODS domain-containing nucleotidyltransferase, translating into MELPTDFKEFLQEIRPTENQRSDLQTGHKTLRERLLADEDLKKCFISDFLQGSYRRATAIRPKGDRRSDVDIIVVTRLSEREYTPAKAMDLFKPFLDKHYKRKWRQQGRSFGIELSYVELDLVLTSAPSEAEVGILRSDAVTSDDDLEEAKDWRLHRSWVALGSRYRSDAKNLLAEAKGQDEWRAQPLHIPDRDADKWEPTHPLAQIAWTRDKNARTDGHFVNVVKAIKWWRVENYEEPKHPKGFPLERLIGECCPDGITSVAEGIVKTLEKIVSQYALTVLAGGKPILPDYGVSTHDVFKRISAEDFKKFYDQAKTGADLARRAYASEDRTESGNLWRELFGRKFPKPPESGGGTGGSSRGGFTPPTGPAVPGSGRFA; encoded by the coding sequence ATGGAACTACCGACTGACTTCAAAGAATTCCTGCAAGAGATTCGGCCGACCGAGAATCAGCGCTCGGATCTGCAGACTGGGCACAAGACGCTGCGCGAGCGGTTGCTTGCGGACGAGGACCTGAAGAAGTGCTTCATCTCGGACTTCCTCCAGGGCAGCTATCGACGTGCAACGGCCATTCGTCCGAAGGGCGACCGCCGTTCTGACGTCGACATCATCGTCGTCACGAGACTCTCCGAGCGAGAGTACACGCCAGCGAAGGCGATGGACCTGTTCAAGCCATTCCTCGATAAACACTACAAGAGGAAGTGGCGGCAGCAGGGCCGCTCTTTCGGCATCGAGCTGTCGTACGTCGAGCTTGACCTGGTTCTCACTTCGGCTCCTTCGGAAGCGGAAGTGGGCATCCTGCGGTCGGACGCCGTCACGAGCGATGACGATCTCGAAGAGGCGAAGGACTGGCGCCTCCACCGTTCGTGGGTCGCGCTAGGTTCGCGCTACCGAAGCGATGCCAAGAACCTGCTCGCAGAGGCCAAAGGGCAGGACGAGTGGAGGGCGCAGCCGCTCCACATCCCTGATCGCGATGCGGACAAGTGGGAGCCCACGCATCCTCTCGCGCAGATAGCTTGGACGCGCGATAAGAACGCTCGCACCGACGGTCATTTCGTCAACGTCGTGAAGGCGATCAAGTGGTGGCGTGTCGAGAACTATGAGGAGCCGAAGCACCCGAAGGGCTTTCCGCTTGAGCGGCTCATCGGCGAGTGCTGCCCCGACGGCATTACGAGCGTCGCGGAGGGTATCGTGAAGACGCTAGAGAAGATAGTCTCGCAGTACGCACTGACTGTTCTGGCTGGTGGCAAGCCGATCCTTCCTGACTACGGCGTATCGACTCATGACGTCTTCAAGCGGATCTCCGCTGAGGACTTCAAGAAGTTCTACGACCAAGCAAAGACGGGCGCAGACCTCGCGCGCCGTGCCTACGCCTCGGAGGACCGAACGGAGAGTGGCAACCTCTGGCGCGAGCTGTTCGGGCGCAAGTTTCCGAAGCCGCCGGAAAGCGGGGGGGGGACGGGAGGGTCGAGCCGTGGTGGTTTCACGCCGCCAACGGGACCGGCCGTTCCGGGGAGCGGACGCTTCGCGTGA
- a CDS encoding SAVED domain-containing protein: MALKQVAARMEGDVFQGMVFWLNAAMLLRPSAKVSRVSIEHDQAAGVDDVSVHYDSPGINAGGRSCAADYFQVKYHVDRSSEYASDSFCDPDFIGATRSLLQRFHDARSRLGNADGWYRLNLVSNWQWASSDRLGPLLRQSEDGALPDRFFSEGARSELGKIRNAWREHLELSEADFEDFARRLRLRVDYLSRPALKDLLNERLINVGMREIPVDKAQNVYDSLTQHFIMNGTNSFDRETFRAMCEREGLLVSPPPSGPPVLGIRSFMRFAERMEDECMSFVCVASNFEGRHIRSADSWQNVVLPDVASFLRGASSLRTDEHHLLLECHSSLAFLAGYELDRKSGAQVFPVQKGVRMSVWKPGGSMSIANSAWAMTTSPAGSGSDVAISVSVSRDALADVKAYADGSSAIGGVVDARPASGIGQRAVANADHAVALADSLAEVIRAHRPKEGGTTHLFIAAPNALAFFLGQHRGALGKVQLYEFDFEGERGGSYSPSIRLPA; this comes from the coding sequence ATGGCTTTGAAGCAGGTCGCAGCACGGATGGAAGGCGACGTGTTCCAGGGGATGGTCTTCTGGCTGAACGCGGCCATGCTGCTTAGACCCTCGGCGAAGGTCTCGCGAGTATCGATCGAGCACGATCAGGCGGCGGGTGTCGACGACGTATCGGTTCACTACGATTCGCCAGGAATCAACGCCGGTGGGCGCTCGTGCGCGGCCGACTACTTCCAGGTGAAGTACCACGTCGATCGAAGCTCGGAGTACGCCTCCGACAGCTTCTGCGACCCGGATTTTATCGGCGCCACGCGTTCGCTGCTTCAGCGTTTCCACGATGCGCGCTCTCGGCTGGGCAACGCTGATGGCTGGTATAGGTTGAACCTGGTCAGCAACTGGCAGTGGGCCTCAAGTGACAGGCTCGGACCGCTTCTGCGTCAGTCGGAAGATGGCGCGCTTCCTGACCGGTTCTTCAGCGAGGGTGCGCGCTCAGAGCTCGGCAAGATCCGGAATGCGTGGCGCGAGCATCTCGAACTTTCTGAAGCCGACTTCGAAGACTTCGCGCGTCGTCTTCGGCTCCGCGTGGACTACCTCAGCCGCCCCGCTCTCAAGGATCTGCTCAACGAGCGTCTCATCAACGTTGGAATGCGAGAGATCCCCGTCGACAAGGCGCAGAATGTCTACGACTCGCTTACGCAGCACTTCATCATGAACGGGACCAACTCGTTCGACCGGGAGACGTTCCGCGCAATGTGCGAACGAGAGGGGCTGCTCGTTTCGCCGCCACCATCAGGTCCTCCAGTATTGGGCATTCGCAGCTTCATGCGGTTCGCGGAGCGCATGGAGGACGAGTGCATGTCCTTCGTCTGCGTGGCTAGCAACTTCGAGGGCCGTCACATTCGTTCTGCGGACTCCTGGCAGAACGTGGTTCTGCCTGACGTGGCGTCGTTCCTGAGGGGCGCCTCGTCGCTCCGCACGGACGAACACCACCTTCTGCTCGAATGCCACAGCTCACTCGCGTTCCTCGCCGGTTACGAACTCGACCGGAAATCGGGCGCGCAGGTCTTCCCCGTCCAGAAGGGCGTTCGGATGTCGGTGTGGAAGCCTGGGGGCTCAATGAGCATTGCGAACAGCGCGTGGGCAATGACGACGAGCCCCGCTGGTAGCGGCTCCGACGTGGCGATCTCCGTCTCCGTTTCCCGAGATGCACTCGCCGACGTGAAGGCGTACGCGGATGGTTCATCAGCCATCGGAGGGGTAGTCGACGCTCGTCCAGCGTCGGGCATCGGGCAGCGCGCGGTCGCAAACGCTGACCACGCCGTGGCACTCGCGGACAGCCTCGCCGAGGTGATTCGCGCGCACCGGCCCAAGGAGGGTGGCACGACACATCTCTTCATCGCTGCTCCCAACGCCCTCGCCTTCTTCCTCGGGCAGCATCGAGGAGCGCTGGGCAAGGTGCAGCTCTACGAGTTCGATTTCGAAGGTGAACGGGGAGGCTCGTACTCGCCGAGCATTCGCCTGCCCGCCTGA
- a CDS encoding LysR family transcriptional regulator — translation MSSAIAKLEARLGVRLFNRTTRSVSLTDAGRAFVEQVAPGLEDIRGAMDAARSQQAKPSGMLRINTFATAAREILAPLVLEYLRRHPDVHVDIVTEGRLVDLVAEGFDFGMRMANLVPTDMIAIPLGEPQRNAIVASPAYLKKHGRPRVPSDLFRHRCIRVRLPNSSLFRWEFRKRGQTALIDVTGPITLDEASLSRIAVLEGIGLGFFMEPDVRGDIEAGRLVRVLEDWTPELARHCFYYPGRRNSSAAHTAFVALAREVAVARK, via the coding sequence ATGAGCAGCGCGATCGCGAAGCTCGAAGCACGTCTTGGCGTCCGCCTCTTCAACCGCACGACGCGCAGCGTCTCGCTGACCGACGCCGGCAGAGCGTTCGTCGAACAGGTGGCTCCGGGACTCGAGGACATCCGCGGCGCGATGGACGCGGCTCGCTCCCAGCAGGCAAAGCCGTCCGGCATGCTGCGCATCAACACGTTTGCGACAGCGGCGCGCGAGATCCTCGCGCCACTGGTGCTGGAGTACCTCCGCCGCCATCCGGACGTGCATGTCGACATCGTGACAGAAGGCCGGCTGGTCGACCTCGTCGCCGAGGGGTTCGACTTCGGCATGCGGATGGCGAACCTCGTGCCCACCGACATGATTGCAATTCCGCTTGGAGAGCCCCAACGCAATGCCATCGTCGCTTCGCCGGCGTACCTGAAGAAGCACGGTCGGCCGCGCGTCCCATCGGACCTCTTCCGTCATCGGTGTATCCGGGTGCGCTTGCCGAACAGCAGCCTCTTCCGGTGGGAGTTCCGTAAGCGGGGGCAAACGGCCCTGATCGATGTGACGGGGCCCATCACGCTGGACGAGGCCAGCCTCTCGCGGATCGCAGTCCTGGAGGGCATCGGACTCGGCTTCTTCATGGAGCCGGACGTGCGAGGCGACATCGAAGCGGGACGCCTCGTTCGCGTGCTCGAGGACTGGACACCGGAGCTCGCTCGGCACTGCTTCTACTACCCTGGCCGGCGCAATTCCTCGGCCGCTCACACGGCGTTCGTCGCACTGGCCCGCGAAGTCGCGGTAGCTCGCAAATGA
- a CDS encoding PDDEXK nuclease domain-containing protein translates to MAAKEPVATKDRNYLEVFDDVAELLEASRAASAKSINALMTAAYWLVGRRIFEGEQQGKGRADYGAQLVQRLAGDLSARFGRGFGRANLFQMRAFFLAYRDTVQTASGQSGGVKKVRTASGQLARQEVRMTSARLLPDLARAFPLPWSHYVRMLAVKSPLARAFYEAEAFRGGWTYRQLDRQIQSQFYERAALSKNKVSVLAKGSKVEDDLAPEDAIKNPFILEFLDLKDEYSESDLEEALVQKLETFLLELGGAFAFVGRQRRLRVGDEWYKVDLVFFHRELRCLVIIDLKLGKFTHADAGQMHLYLNYAREHWRVKGENPPVGLILCAEKDHAVARYALEGLPNKVMAAEYRTALPDEETLAEQVRQAQVALVRRRTR, encoded by the coding sequence ATGGCAGCGAAGGAGCCCGTGGCGACGAAGGACAGAAACTACCTTGAGGTGTTCGACGACGTCGCCGAGTTGCTCGAGGCGTCGCGCGCAGCGTCGGCAAAATCCATCAACGCGCTGATGACGGCCGCGTACTGGCTGGTGGGGCGGCGCATCTTCGAGGGCGAGCAGCAAGGGAAGGGCCGCGCTGACTATGGTGCGCAGCTGGTCCAGAGGTTGGCGGGCGACCTGTCGGCGAGGTTCGGCCGGGGCTTCGGTCGCGCAAACCTCTTCCAGATGCGAGCGTTCTTCCTCGCATATCGTGACACTGTCCAGACAGCGTCTGGACAATCTGGCGGCGTGAAGAAAGTCCGGACGGCGTCTGGACAATTGGCTCGACAGGAAGTGCGGATGACGTCTGCACGGTTGCTCCCTGACCTGGCTCGGGCCTTCCCGTTGCCCTGGTCGCATTACGTGCGCATGCTCGCCGTGAAGAGCCCTTTGGCTCGGGCCTTCTACGAGGCCGAGGCGTTCCGCGGAGGCTGGACCTATCGGCAGCTCGACCGGCAGATCCAGAGCCAGTTCTACGAGCGTGCGGCGCTTTCGAAGAACAAGGTCTCGGTGCTCGCGAAAGGCTCGAAGGTCGAGGACGACCTCGCGCCTGAGGACGCCATCAAAAACCCCTTCATTCTCGAGTTCCTCGACCTCAAGGACGAATACTCCGAGAGCGACCTTGAGGAGGCGCTCGTCCAGAAGCTTGAGACGTTCCTCCTGGAGCTTGGAGGGGCGTTCGCCTTCGTCGGTCGCCAACGGCGGCTTCGCGTCGGGGACGAGTGGTACAAGGTCGACCTGGTCTTCTTCCACCGCGAGCTACGGTGCCTGGTCATCATCGACCTGAAGCTTGGGAAGTTCACCCACGCTGACGCGGGACAGATGCACCTGTACCTGAACTACGCGCGCGAGCACTGGAGGGTGAAGGGTGAGAACCCGCCAGTGGGTCTCATCCTCTGCGCGGAGAAGGACCATGCCGTCGCGCGCTACGCGCTGGAGGGGCTGCCGAACAAGGTCATGGCGGCCGAGTACCGCACTGCGCTCCCCGACGAGGAGACCCTTGCCGAGCAGGTACGCCAGGCTCAGGTCGCGCTCGTGCGCCGGAGGACGAGGTGA